A genomic window from Gossypium hirsutum isolate 1008001.06 chromosome D10, Gossypium_hirsutum_v2.1, whole genome shotgun sequence includes:
- the LOC107915000 gene encoding probable glutathione S-transferase: MAEVKLHGFWSSPFSHRVIWALKIKGVNYEYIEEDLSNKSELLLKYNPVYKKIPVLVHGGEPIAESLVILEYIEETWPNNPLLPIDPYDKAIARFWIQFGVDKGPIFSDFFRSTGGEEQEKTTKELLEALKIIEEQALGDKKFFGGNAINLVDISYGMIAYWFKIMEEVIEVNVLEPNTLPRLCQWAQNFMEVPVIKENIPERYKVLAYLRHIRQKLLLEHLNK; the protein is encoded by the exons ATGGCAGAAGTGAAGCTCCACGGCTTCTGGTCAAGTCCTTTTAGTCATAGAGTGATTTGGGCTCTGAAAATCAAAGGAGTAAATTATGAATACATAGAGGAAGACCTTTCTAACAAGAGTGAACTGTTATTGAAGTACAATCCTGTTTACAAAAAAATCCCTGTCCTTGTTCATGGCGGCGAGCCTATTGCCGAGTCCCTCGTCATCCTGGAATACATTGAAGAAACTTGGCCCAATAATCCACTACTGCCGATTGATCCTTATGACAAAGCCATCGCTCGATTTTGGATTCAGTTTGGAGTAGACAAG GGTCCGATTTTCAGTGACTTTTTTCGATCAACGGGTGGTGAAGAACAAGAGAAAACAACAAAGGAATTATTAGAAGCCTTGAAAATCATAGAAGAGCAAGCACTTGGGGACAAGAAGTTTTTTGGTGGAAATGCCATTAATTTAGTGGATATCTCTTATGGGATGATAGCCTATTGGTTCAAAATTATGGAAGAGGTAATTGAAGTTAATGTTCTGGAACCGAACACCTTGCCTCGACTATGTCAATGGGCTCAAAACTTTATGGAAGTTCCTGTCATCAAAGAGAACATCCCTGAGCGTTATAAAGTGTTGGCCTATCTTAGACATATTAGGCAGAAGCTTCTCTTGGAACATCTTAACAAATAG